The Phycisphaerales bacterium AB-hyl4 genome has a window encoding:
- the ptsP gene encoding phosphoenolpyruvate--protein phosphotransferase yields MQIKKGIPVSPGVAIYPALVLDAEDQPIPRRSVSASRVPHEHERLDQAIAASIDELEQLRQQTATALGEELAKIFDFHQGMLRDEYLIKQIRAIVDADRVTAEYAVYQATHRLAETFLQQERSYLRERVSDVYDLQKRILKHLVGYTRTELSQLTSPAVVVAHDLTPSQTAALDKTKIKGLATDAGGRTSHTAILAHALGIPAVVGLGSITRQIASGETVIIDGHQGQIIIDPDAAKLMEYRQELRRMAAMEDTLGELSKLPAVTKDGTKVNLLANIEFPSEIPPAIHNGAVGIGLYRTEFLFLAADNEPAEQEQYETYVEAIRNLDGLPLTVRTLDLGADKLTHQMTLAGGDTHERNPFLGCRSIRLCLQNLPLFKTQLRAILRASTQGPVKIMFPLISNIMELRQAKMILNDVMEDLDEQGIEYARDIPIGIMVEVPSAALQARAFTREVDFFSIGTNDLIQYTVAVDRGNERIASLYSAAHPAVISLIKEIIRAGQRAKIDVSLCGEMAGEPEFTMLLLGLGLRCFSITPPAIPEIKRILRSVNIEQCQKVARRVSAFDSDREVLNYLRDELGKVVPEAIGGRSARY; encoded by the coding sequence ATGCAGATCAAGAAAGGCATACCGGTTTCGCCTGGCGTGGCGATCTATCCCGCCCTCGTGCTCGACGCCGAGGACCAGCCCATTCCGCGCCGCAGCGTCTCCGCCAGCCGCGTGCCCCACGAGCACGAACGCCTCGACCAGGCCATCGCCGCCAGCATCGACGAGCTCGAACAGCTTCGCCAGCAGACCGCGACGGCCCTTGGCGAAGAGCTTGCCAAAATCTTCGATTTCCATCAGGGCATGCTCCGCGACGAGTATCTGATCAAGCAGATCCGCGCCATCGTCGACGCTGACCGCGTTACCGCCGAGTACGCCGTCTACCAGGCCACCCACCGCCTCGCCGAGACGTTCCTCCAACAGGAACGTTCCTACCTCCGCGAGCGCGTCAGCGACGTCTACGATCTTCAAAAACGCATCCTCAAGCATCTCGTCGGCTACACCCGCACCGAGCTCAGCCAACTCACCAGCCCTGCCGTCGTCGTCGCCCACGATCTGACGCCCTCCCAGACCGCCGCCCTCGACAAGACCAAAATCAAGGGCCTCGCCACCGACGCCGGCGGCCGCACCAGCCACACCGCCATCCTCGCCCACGCGCTCGGTATCCCCGCCGTCGTCGGCCTGGGCAGCATCACCCGGCAGATCGCCTCCGGCGAAACCGTCATCATCGACGGCCACCAGGGCCAGATCATCATCGACCCCGACGCCGCCAAGCTCATGGAATACCGCCAGGAGCTGCGGCGCATGGCCGCCATGGAGGACACGCTCGGCGAGCTGAGCAAGCTGCCCGCTGTCACCAAAGATGGCACGAAGGTCAATCTGCTGGCCAACATCGAATTCCCCAGCGAAATCCCTCCCGCCATCCACAACGGCGCCGTGGGCATCGGCCTCTACCGCACGGAGTTTCTCTTCCTCGCCGCCGACAACGAGCCTGCCGAGCAGGAGCAATACGAAACCTACGTCGAAGCCATCCGCAACCTCGACGGCCTCCCGCTCACCGTCCGCACGCTCGACCTCGGCGCGGACAAGCTCACGCATCAGATGACCCTCGCCGGCGGCGACACGCACGAGCGAAACCCCTTCCTCGGCTGCCGATCCATCCGCCTCTGCCTCCAGAACCTCCCGCTCTTCAAGACACAGTTGCGCGCTATTCTCCGCGCGAGCACGCAGGGGCCGGTTAAAATCATGTTTCCGCTGATCTCCAACATCATGGAGCTGCGGCAGGCGAAAATGATCCTTAACGACGTCATGGAGGACCTCGACGAACAGGGCATCGAGTATGCCCGCGACATTCCGATCGGTATCATGGTCGAAGTCCCCTCCGCCGCGCTGCAAGCCCGGGCGTTTACGCGCGAAGTGGACTTCTTTTCGATCGGGACCAATGACCTGATCCAGTACACGGTGGCGGTGGACCGCGGCAACGAACGGATCGCGAGTCTCTACTCCGCCGCACACCCGGCCGTGATCAGCCTCATCAAGGAGATCATCCGCGCTGGGCAACGGGCTAAAATAGATGTCAGCTTGTGTGGTGAAATGGCCGGCGAACCGGAATTCACCATGCTGCTGCTGGGGCTCGGATTGCGGTGCTTCTCGATTACGCCGCCCGCAATTCCGGAAATCAAGCGTA
- a CDS encoding class II fumarate hydratase, whose product MSEKMRIEKDSMGEMQVPEWALWGASTQRARENFPIAHRGVPSEVVHAFGHLKAACAQANADLGKLDKKIAQAIIDAATEVAQGKLDDHFVVDIYQTGSGTSTNMNANEVIAHRATQLHGSAIHPNDHVNMGQSSNDTFPTAMHIAAAVALKSKLTPALQRLHDQLDKQAKQWDDIIKIGRTHLMDATPIRVGQVFSGYTQQAKFALLRAGYALEGMRQNMPIGGTAVGTGINTHPDFGSKVCTVLSQRLDIDFVEAENHREAQAAADCFVQAHACLKTIAVSLSKIANDIRWLGSGPRCGLGELQLPAIQPGSSIMPGKVNPVICESAMQVSCRVIGNDATITTAGLGGVGSLLELNVAMPVMTDAMLESINLLANVANVFVDKLLVGLEVNAERCTGLIEQSLMMCTSLAPEIGYDNAAKLAKQAFNENKTIRELVLEQKLIPEPRLNELLDPRSMTEPGEG is encoded by the coding sequence ATGAGCGAAAAGATGCGGATCGAAAAAGACTCGATGGGCGAAATGCAGGTTCCCGAATGGGCACTCTGGGGCGCGAGCACGCAGCGGGCGCGCGAAAACTTCCCCATCGCCCACCGCGGCGTCCCGAGCGAAGTCGTCCACGCCTTCGGCCACCTCAAGGCCGCCTGCGCTCAGGCCAACGCCGACCTCGGCAAGCTCGACAAGAAAATCGCCCAAGCCATCATCGACGCCGCAACCGAGGTCGCCCAAGGCAAGCTCGACGACCATTTCGTCGTCGACATCTACCAGACCGGCAGCGGCACCAGCACCAACATGAACGCCAACGAGGTCATCGCTCACCGCGCCACCCAGCTGCACGGCAGCGCGATCCACCCCAACGACCACGTCAACATGGGCCAGTCCTCCAACGACACCTTCCCCACCGCGATGCACATCGCCGCCGCGGTCGCCCTCAAGAGCAAGCTCACCCCCGCCCTTCAACGCCTGCACGACCAGCTCGACAAGCAGGCGAAGCAGTGGGACGACATCATCAAGATCGGCCGAACGCACCTCATGGACGCCACGCCCATCCGCGTTGGCCAGGTATTCTCCGGCTATACCCAGCAAGCGAAATTCGCCCTCCTCCGTGCCGGCTACGCCCTCGAAGGCATGCGACAGAACATGCCCATCGGCGGCACCGCCGTCGGCACGGGCATCAACACCCACCCCGACTTCGGCAGCAAGGTCTGCACCGTGCTCAGCCAACGCCTCGACATCGACTTCGTCGAAGCCGAAAACCACCGCGAAGCCCAGGCCGCCGCCGACTGTTTCGTGCAGGCACACGCCTGCCTGAAAACCATCGCCGTCAGCCTCTCCAAAATCGCCAACGACATCCGCTGGCTCGGCTCAGGCCCGCGCTGCGGCCTCGGCGAGCTGCAACTGCCCGCCATCCAGCCCGGCAGTTCCATCATGCCCGGCAAGGTCAACCCCGTCATCTGCGAGTCCGCCATGCAGGTGAGTTGCCGTGTCATCGGCAACGACGCCACCATCACCACCGCAGGCCTCGGCGGCGTGGGCTCGCTGCTGGAACTGAACGTCGCCATGCCCGTGATGACCGACGCCATGCTCGAATCGATCAATCTGCTCGCCAACGTCGCCAACGTCTTCGTCGACAAGCTGCTCGTCGGCCTCGAAGTTAACGCCGAGCGATGCACCGGCCTGATCGAACAATCCCTGATGATGTGCACCAGCCTCGCCCCCGAGATCGGCTACGACAACGCCGCCAAGCTCGCGAAGCAGGCCTTCAACGAAAATAAAACCATCCGCGAGCTCGTCCTCGAACAGAAGCTCATTCCCGAGCCCCGCCTCAACGAGCTGCTCGACCCCCGCTCCATGACCGAGCCCGGCGAAGGCTGA